The region GGTAAGGTCGAGTTCCGCGTCGAAAAGGCCGGTATCGTCCACGCCCCGGTAGGGAAGGTGTCCTTCGACGCCGAGAGCCTCAAGGGCAACGTGCTGGCGCTGGTCGAAGCGCTGGTGAAGGCCAAGCCTTCCGCCGCCAAAGGCACTTATATCAAGAAGATCTCCCTCTCCTCCACCATGGGGGCCGGGATTAACCTCGATATCAGCGAAGTGACGGCACAGATCTAGTCGTCCCGCTGTAACGATTCTGCAGCCAAAGTCAAAGACAGCAGGCGCACGCACAGCTTAATCCGGTGATGCGGCCGGACCTGCCGAGACTTGGGTAACGTAAGGCTCACTCCTTGCGCTTCCTGACTTTGGCCGGGGCTTTGCCCCAGATACCAAAAGAAAGGAGGAAGTCGCTTGAACAAGAATAGCAAGCAGGAACTGGTAACCGAGATGCATGAGCGGCTCACACGCGCCAAGGCGGTCTTTCTGGCCGATTTCCGCGGCATGAGCGTGGGACAGGCCACCAGCCTTCGCAACGAGCTGCGCGGCGCATCCGTCGAGTACAAGGTATTCAAGAATACCCTGCTCGACCTGGCCGCCAAGGGCACGGACGCCGAACCGCTCAGCCCGTATCTGGCAGGGCCGACCGCCGTCGCCATCACGTATGACGATCCGGTCAGCGCCGCCAAGGTGCTCAGCAAATTCGCCAAGGACCCCCAGGGCAAATTCGTCCTGAAGGCCGGCGTTCTTTCCGGCAAACTGCTGGACGTGAAGCAGATCCAGGCATTGGCAGACCTGCCCTCGCGTGAGGTCCTCATCGCCAAGATGCTGGGCTCCATGCAGGCGCCCGCCACCAACTTCGTCGGCGTGCTTGCGGCACTGCCGAGTTCGCTGGTTCGCGCCCTGGACGCCATTCGCGCCCAGAAGGCCGGCAACTAGCCACCCAATTGACAACTACGCTACATTAAACCTATCGGAGGATTATTTACATGGCTATCACCAAGGAAGAAGTAATCAGCTTTATCGAAAATATGACCGTGCTCGAGCTTTCCGAACTCGTTAAGGAACTCGAAGACAAATTCGGCGTGTCCGCTGCCGCTCCGGTTGCCGTTGCCGCTGCTGCCGGCCCCGCTGCCTCTGCCGAGCCCGCTGAAGAGAAGACCGAATTCGACGTCATTCTCAAGGCTGCCGGCGCCAACAAGATCAATGTCATCAAGGTTGTCCGCGCACTGACCAGCCTCGGCCTGAAAGAAGCCAAGGACCTGGTTGACGGCGCCCCCGGCACCGTGAAGACCGGCGTTTCCAAGCAGGAAGCCGAAGATGCCAAAAAACAGCTGGTTGAAGCCGGCGCCGAAGTCGAGATCAAATAGTACGCCGTACCTTAATAGAAATGTAAGCCAAGGTCGCCTTGAGCGGCCTTGGCTTGTGCTGTTTCAACAAATCCCCTCCCGTTCTGGTAGTCTGTAAATCCGGCTAGTTACGCGTTTGCCGGATGCCTTGATGATACTCGCCAAAGGAGAAGCTATGGCTTATTCGATCGCCAATAACCACTTGTTGCGTAAAAACTTTGCCAAGATTAAAAATATCATTGATATTCCCAATCTGATTGACATACAAAAAAACTCCTACCACCGTTTCCTGCAACAGGAGGTTGCACCCGAATCCCGGAAAAACATCGGCCTCGAAGCCGTTTTCAGAAGCGTGTTCCCCATCAAGGACTTCAGCGAGAGCGCGTCGTTGGAGTACGTTTCCTATACGCTCAACAAGCCGAAATACGATGTGGAGGAATGTCATCAACGCGGGATGACCTTTGCTGCGCCCATGAAGGTCAAGGTGCGCCTGGTCATCTGGGAATCCGGCAAGGAAACCGGCGTCAGGGCGATCAAGGATATCAAGGAGCAGGAGGTCTATTTCGGCGAGATTCCGCTGATGACCGATAACGGGACGTTCATCATCAACGGCACGGAGCGCGTCATTGTCAGCCAGTTGCACCGCTCCCCCGGCGTGTTCTACGATCACGACAAGGGCAAGACCCACTCCAGCGGCAAAGTTCTCTACTCGGCAAGGGTGATCCCGTACCGCGGATCATGGCTTGATTTCGAGTTTGACCATAAAGACATTCTCTACGTGCGTATCGACCGCCGGCGCAAGATGCCGGCAACGGTATTGCTCAAGGCCCTCGGCTATTCGGTCGAGCAACTCCTCAACTATTACTACAAGAGCGAAGAGATCTTCATCAACGGCGAGTCCCTCACCAAGGGCATCGATCCCGAACTGCTCACCCTGCAGAAGTCCACGGTGGACGTGGTTGACCCCAAGAGCGGCGAGGTGATCGTCAAGGCCAACCGTAAATACACCAAGGCCTCCATCAAGAAGCTCTCCGAGCACGGCATCAAGACCGTGCCGGTTGCCGCCGACGGCGTCATTGGCCGTTATGCCTCGTCGGACATCATCGACCCCGCCACCGGTGAAGTCCTCGTAGAGTGCAACGAGGAGGTGACCGCCGCCAAATTCGACGAGATCACGGCCCGGGGCGTGCAGAGCTTCAGCGTGCTCTTCATCGACAACCTGCACATCACCTCGTCCTTCCGCGACACCCTGTTGGTGGACAAGGTGGCCAGCACCGACGAGGCGCTGATCGAGATCTACCGCCGCCTGCGTCCGGGCGATCCCCCGACCCTGAAGAGTTCTCTGGCGCTGTTCGACAACCTGTTCTTCAACCCGGAACGGTACGACCTGTCAGCCGTGGGGCGCCTCAAACTGAATTACAAGCTCGGCCTCAAGGTCTGGCCGGATTGCACGGTGCTCAACGCCCCAAGCCAGCTGGCCGTGGAGGACATCCTGAATCCCCAGGAGCTTGTGGCCCGTCTTGCCAAGGGTGAGGACCAGTTCTCCCAGTACCTGATGATGAAGCTTCCCGCGGAACTGGTGAAAACGCTCAAGAAGAGCGACCTTGCCCAGCCGGTGCCCGAAAAGCTGGTGGAGCAGGTGGTCCAGGAATTCAACAACCTCTTCAAGGACCACGACTTCTTCCAGAAGGACGTTTTCGCCCCCATGGCCCTGAGCGCAGCGACCGTCAAACTGTCCGAGGTGATCGACCAGGGCGTGTTCGACGAGAACCGCCGCGCCATTGAGATCCTGCGCCGCAACCGGATGATCTTCGAGGACCTGTACGCCGATCTCATCGCCGCGTCGTCCAAGAACGACATTCTGGAGATCGTCCGGTACCTGATCGACCTGAAAAACGGTCGCGGCACCATCGACGACATCGACCACCTGGGCAACCGCCGGGTGCGCGCCGTGGGCGAACTCCTGGAGAACCAGTACCGCATCGGCCTGGTGCGCATGGAGCGCGCCATCAAGGAGCGCATGAGTCTGCAGGAGGTGGAAAACCTCATGCCCCACGACCTGATCAACTCCAAACCGGTTTCGGCCGTGGTCAAGGAGTTCTTCGGTTCGTCCCAGCTCTCCCAGTTCATGGACCAGACGAATCCGCTGTCCGAGGTTACCCACAAGCGCCGTCTTTCGGCCCTCGGACCTGGCGGCCTGACCCGCGAGCGCGCCGGCTTCGAAGTCCGCGACGTTCATCCGACCCACTACGGCCGCGTCTGCCCGATCGAAACGCCTGAAGGTCCGAACATCGGCCTGATCGCCTCCCTTTCCACCTATGCCCGCATCAACGAGCACGGCTTCGTGGAAACCCCGTATCGCATCGTCCAGGACGGCAAGCTGACCAGCGAGGTCCGCTTCTTCTCGGCCCTGGAGGAGGAGGGGCACGCCATCGCCCAGGCCAACGCCGAGGTGGACAAGAGCGGCCGCTTCGTCAACGACTACGTCTCGGCCCGCAAGAGCGGCGAGTTCATCCTGGTGCATCGCGACGAGATCGAGCTGATGGACGTGGCCCCGAAGCAGTTGGTGTCGGTCGCCGCCGCCCTGATTCCGTTCCTGGAAAACGACGACGCCAACCGCGCCCTGATGGGCTCCAACATGCAGCGCCAGGCCGTGCCCCTGCTGCGGGCCGACTCCCCCCTGGTCGGCACCGGCATGGAGCGGATCGTGGCCAAGGACTCCGGTGTTTCCGTCATCGCCCGCCACAAGGGTGAGGTGGAGTCGGTGGACGCCTCCCGCATCGTCATCAAGATCGACGAGGACGAGCACGACGAAACCGGCACCGGCGTCGATATCTACAACATGATCAAGTTTGCCCGCTCCAACCAGAACACCTGCATCAACAACCGGCCGGTGGTCAAGGTGGGCGACAAGGTCAAGCGGGGCGACGTGATCGCCGACGGCCCCTCCACCGACATGGGCGAGCTGGCCCTGGGCCAGAACATCGTCGTGGCCTTCATGCCGTGGGGCGGCTACAACTACGAGGACTCCATCCTGGTGTCCGAGAAGATGGTGAAGGAAGACCGCTACACCTCGATCCACATCGAGGAGTTCGAGTGCGTCGCCCGGGACACCAAGCTGGGCAAGGAAGAGATCACCGCCGATATCCCCAACCTGGGTGAGGAAACCCTCAAGGACCTGGACGAATCCGGCATCATCCGCATCGGTGCCGAGGTCAGGCCGGGCGACATCCTGGTGGGCAAGATCACCCCCAAGGGCGAAACCCAGCTCTCCCCCGAGGAAAAGCTGCTGCGCGCCATCTTCGGCGAAAAGGCCGGCGATGTCCGCGACACCTCCCTGACCGTACCCCCGGGTGTGGAAGGGACGGTCATCGGCGCCAAGATCTTCTCCCGCAAGGGGAACGACAAGGATGCCCGCACCGAGCTGATCGAAAAGGCGGAAGAGAACAAGCTCCGCAAGGACGAGCAGGACGAGATCCGCATCATCCGCGATTCGGCCATCGGAAAGCTCAAACGCCTCCTGGTGGGCAAGACCCTGGCGGTCAAGCTGGAAGACGGGGAGGGGCTGCTGCTCCTGGCCAAGGGCAAGAAGATCACCGAGGAAACCCTGGACGGCGTGCCGCTGGATCGCTGGGCCGGCATCTCCGTCAGCGACGAAGGGGATACGGACGAGAAGGTAAGCCAGGTGCTGGATACCCTGAACCGCCAGATCGACCTGATTCACAGCGTCTTCGACGATAAGATACAGAAGCTCAAGCGCGGCGACGACCTGCCGCCGGGCGTGATCAAGATGGTCAAGGTCTACATCGCCATCAAGCGCAAGCTGCAGGTGGGCGACAAGATGGCCGGCCGCCACGGTAACAAGGGTGTCGTTTCCCGCATCCTGCCCGAAGAAGACATGCCGTACATGGAAGACGGCCGGCCGGTGGAGATCGTGCTCAACCCCCTGGGCGTTCCTTCCCGTATGAACGTCGGCCAGATCATCGAGACCCATCTGGGCTGGGCGGCCAAGGGTATCGGCTGGAAGATCGAGGAGATGCTGCAGAAGCACCTCTCCGAGGACAATCTCAAGGCATACCTCAAGGACGTGTACGACGACAAGGAACTCACCAAGTTCATCGACACCCTGGACCAGGAAGAGTTGCTGAAGGTCTGCCGCCGTCTGCAGCGGGGCGTTTCCATGGCCTCGCCGGTCTTCGAGGGCGCCTCGGAGGACAAGATCAAGGGGATGCTGCAAAAGGCCGGATTCCATTCCTCCGGCCAGGTCACCCTCTTCGACGGCCGCAGCGGCGAACCGTTCAAGCACAAGGTAACCGTGGGCGTGATGTACTTCCTCAAGCTGCATCACCTGGTTGACGACAAGATCCACGCCCGGTCCATTGGACCCTACAGCCTGGTTACCCAGCAGCCGCTGGGCGGCAAGGCCCAGTTCGGCGGCCAGAGGCTGGGCGAGATGGAGGTCTGGGCAATGGAGGCCTATGGCGCTTCCTACGCACTCCAGGAATTCCTTACGGTCAAGTCCGACGATGTCTCCGGCCGGACGCGGATGTACGAAGCCATCGTCAAGGGCAAGCACACCCTTGAGCCGGGCCTGCCGGAATCCTTCAACGTCCTCATCAAGGAACTCCAATCCCTCTGCCTTGACGTGGAACTGCTGGAAGGGGACGAGGAATAATTACAGATACCTTCGTAGACAGCCGGCCCGGCGTCGTTACGGAGCTTCAGAATAACGGAGGAGAGCAACGTGGAAGATTATTTCAGTTTTTTCGATAAACCAAAAGATCCACTCCACTTTTCAGCTATACGGATATCGGTTTCGTCGCCCGAGAAGATTCGGGAACGTTCCCACGGCGAGGTCAAGAAGCCGGAAACGATCAATTACCGCACCTTCAAACCGGAGCGGGACGGTCTGTTCTGCGCCAAGATCTTCGGTCCCACCAAGGACTACGAGTGCAACTGCGGCAAGTACAAGCGCATGAAGCATCGCGGCATCATCTGCGAAAAGTGCGGCGTTGAGGTTATCCCCTCCAAGGTGCGCCGGGAGCGGCTGGGACATATCGACCTGGCCACCCCGGTGGCCCATATCTGGTTCCTCAAGTCGCTGCCCTCCCGCATCGGCAACCTGCTGGACATCACCCTCAAGGACCTTGAGAAGGTCCTGTACTTCGAGGCGTTCGTCATCAGCGACCCCAAGAACACGCCGATGCAGTTCTGCGAGGTCATGTCGGAGGAGAAATACCTCAAGGCCCAGCAGGAATACGGCAGCGACGCCTTTGAAGGGGGCATGGGGGCCGAAGCCATCCGCAACTGCCTCCGTTCCATCGACCTGGACGAACTGGCGGTGTCGCTCCGTTCCGAGATGATGGAGTCCACCAGCGAGGCGAAGCGCAAAAAGACCGCCAAGCGCCTCAAGGTCGTGGAAGCGTTCAAGTCCTCGGGCAACAAGCCGGAGTGGATGATCCTGGAGTGCATCCCGGTCCTGCCGCCGGAACTGCGCCCCCTGGTGCCGCTGGATGGCGGCCGCTTCGCCACCTCCGACCTGAACGACCTGTACCGCCGGGTCATCAACCGCAACAACCGCTTGAAGCGCCTCTGCGAACTGCAGGCGCCCGAGGTGATCATCCGCAACGAGAAGCGGATGCTCCAGGAGGCGGTTGACGCGCTGTTCGACAACGGCCGCCGCGGCCGCGCCATCGCCGGCCCCAACAAGCGTCCCCTGAAATCCCTGTCCGACATGCTCAAGGGCAAGTCGGGCCGGTTCCGCCAGAACCTCCTGGGCAAGCGCGTCGACTACTCCGGCCGTTCGGTTATCGTCGTCGGCCCCGAGCTGCGGCTGCACCAGTGCGGCCTGCCGAAGAAGATGGCCCTGGAGCTGTTCAAACCCTTCATCTACAACAAGCTGGAAGAGCGCGGCTACGTCACCACCATCAAGAGCGCCAAGAAGATGGTGGAGAAGGAGCGCCCCGAGGTGTGGGACGTGCTGGAAGAGGTCATCAAGGAGCATCCGGTGATGCTCAACCGCGCCCCGACCCTGCACCGCCTCGGCATCCAGGCCTTTGAACCGGTGCTCATCGAGGGCAAGGCCATTCAGCTGCACCCGCTGGTTTGTACCGCCTTCAACGCCGACTTCGACGGTGACCAGATGGCCGTGCACCTCCCGCTCTCCATCGAGAGCCAGGTGGAGGCCCGCGTCCTGATGATGTCCACCAACAACATCCTGTCGCCGGCCCATGGCAAGCCGATCATCGTACCGTCCCAGGACATGGTTCTCGGCGCCTACTACATGACCCGCGATCGCCTGTACGAGCCGGACCCGGACGAAAGCGGCCGCGCCAAGGTCGATCCGGCCACCGGCAAGCTGATGTACCGCAAGGTCAAGGGCACCGGCAAGGTGTTCTCCTCGCCCGACGAGGTGCGCATCGCCTTCGATGCCGGCGAGGTCGATATGCAGGCCAAGGTCCGCGTGCGGATGAAGAACTTCGTGGACGACGAAAAACCGCAATTGATCGATACCACCATCGGGCGGGTCCTCATGCGGGAGATCCTGCCGCCCCAGGTGCCGTTCAGCACGATCAACAAGGTGCTCAACAAGAAGGAACTGTCCAACCTGGTGGACACCTGCTACCGCCTGGCCGACAGCAAGGAAACCGTTATCCTGGCCGACCGCCTCAAGGAGATGGGCTTCCGCTACGCCAACCTGGCCGGCATCTCCATCTGCCTTGACGACATGGTCATCCCGGAAGGAAAGGCGGCCATCATCACCAAGGCCGAGGACGAGGTCAAGGAGATCCAGAACCAGTACACCGAGGGTCTCATTACCGACGGCGAGCGCTACAACAAGGTCATCGACATCTGGGCAAAGGCGACTGAAGACATCGCCAAGGAGATGCTGGACAACCTCTCCAAGGAGAGCTTCATCGTGGACGGGGAGGATATCAAGGAGTCGTCCTTCAACGCCATCCACATGATGGCCGATTCCGGCGCCCGTGGTTCCGCCCAGCAGATCCGCCAGTTGGCCGGTATGCGTGGTTTGATGGCCAAGCCTTCCGGCGAGATCATCGAGACCCCCATTACCGCAAACTTCCGCGAGGGGCTGACGGTTCTCCAGTACTTCATCTCGACCCACGGTGCCCGTAAAGGTCTGGCCGATACGGCGCTGAAAACCGCCAACTCCGGTTATCTGACCCGCCGCCTGGTGGACGTTGCCCAGGATGCCATCATCACCGAGGACGATTGCGGCACCCTGGACGGTCTGGTCGTGTCGTCCCTGACCGAGGGGGGCGAGATCATCGAGCATATCGGCGACCGTATCCTGGGCCGCGTGGCCCTGGACGACATCCTCGACCCGGTTACGGGCGAGGTGTTGGTGGACGCCAACCAGGAGATCGACGAAAACCTGGTGAAGCGGATCGAGGACGCCGGCCTGGAGAAGGTCAAGATCCGTTCCGTGCTCACCTGCCAGAGCCGCCGCGGCATCTGCGCCAAGTGCTACGGCCGCGACCTGGCCCGCGGCCATATCGTCAACATGGGCGAAGCGGTCGGCGTCATTGCCGCCCAGTCCATCGGCGAGCCGGGTACCCAGCTGACCATGCGTACCTTCCACATCGGCGGTACCGCTTCCCGCCATGCCGAGCAGACCTCCCTGGAGGCCCGCACCGATGGTTCGCTCAAGTTCATCAACGTCAACAGCGTTGTGAACAACGAAGGGCACCATATCGTCATGAACCGTAACGGCGAGATCGCCGTCACCGACGAAACCGGCCGCGAACGCGAGAAATACACGGTCGTGTACGGCGCCAAGATCAGGATCGCCCCGGGCGGAGCCGTCAAACAGGGCGACACGCTGGCCGAGTGGGACCCCTACACCATGCCGATCCTCACCGAGGTCGCCGGTAAGGTCAAGTTCGGCGACATCCAGGAAGGCGTTACCATCGAGGAGCAACTGGACGAAGTCACCGGTCTCTCCCGCAAGGTCATCATCGAGACCAAGGATACGGACAAGCGTCCGCGCATCGCCATCAAGGATACTGCCGGCGACGGCAGCGGGACCATCGGCCGCTACTTCCTGCCGGTGGGCGCCAACATCTATGTCCAGGAAGATGCCCTGGTCAGCGCCGGCGACATCATCGCCAAGATCCCCCGCGAGACGACCAAGACCAAGGATATCACCGGTGGTCTGCCGCGCGTCGCCGAGCTGTTCGAGGCGCGCAAGCCCAAGGACTTCGCGGTTATCTCCGAGATCGACGGGCGGGTTACCTTCGGCAAGGATGCCAAGGGCAAGCGCAAGGTCGTCGTTACTCCCGAGGTCGGCGAACCGAAGGAATACCTGATCCCCAAAGGCAAGCACATCAGCGTCCACGAAGGGGACCACGTGCGTGCCGGCGAGGCGCTCATGGACGGTTCTTCGAACCCCCACGACATCCTCCGCGTACTCGGCGTCAAGGAACTGGCCAAGTACCTGGTGGACGAGGTCCAGGAGGTGTACCGTCTCCAGGGGGTCAAGATCAACGACAAGCATATCGAGACCATCGTGCGCCAGATGTTGCGGCGGGTCCGCATCAAAGAGGTCGGCGATACCAACCTGCTGGTGGATGATCAGGTGGAACGCTGGGTCTTCGAGGACGAAAACGAGAAGGTCTTTGCCGACGGCAAGCGCCCGGCCATCGCCGAACCGCTCTTGTTGGGCATCACCAAGGCTTCGCTCTCCACCGAGTCGTTCATCTCGGCGGCTTCCTTCCAGGAGACGACCAAGGTGCTGACCCAGGCCGCCATCGAAGGGAAGGTCGATTACCTGCGCGGCCTGAAGGAAAACGTCATCATGGGCCGCCTCATCCCTGCGGGAACGGGATTGGCGCGCTATCGCCATCTGCGTCTGCAGGCCGAAGCGCAGATGCAGGAGGCGGCACACCAGGAAGAACTGGTGGCTGACCTGTCGGACGACGAACAAGAAGCTGCATAAGTAGTGGATTATGCTGTGATTTGGTGGGGGAGGAGCGTGCCGTGCGCGCGCCTCCCCCACCGCAGCTAATAAAAATGAAGAAATTGTTTTTTTTAATTGACAGGTGCCGTTCGGATGTAGTAAATATACGGACCATTTGAGTTCGCCTGTGTAACAAGGTTCAGCGCAATAGCCATGAATGGAGATGTCGGTAAATTCCGACCCTACACCTATTCCATTCCCTTTCGCTTATTGTCATGTGCGCTGGATCGGTGGCTCGGAACCAAAACCATTGTTGTTGTATTGTTTGTCGGCTGCGCAAGTTTTCCGGCTTGTGCGTAGTGTCCTGTTTTTTTGTGGAAGCGGGCACAATTGGGTTGACATTTGCGTTTAAAATTTGTTAGTTTCACAATTCGCCTCTCGTGAGGGGTGAATCAGTGTGTCTGGATATTTTTGTGCTGGGAGAATAATGCGACTATGCCAACGATTAATCAGTTGATTCGTGAGGGCAGGGAAAAGAAGAAGGACAAATCGACGGCGCCTGCGCTGAAGTGCTGTCCCCAGAAGCGTGGCGTTTGCACGAGGGTTTATACGACTACCCCGAAAAAGCCGAACTCGGCTCTTCGTAAGGTTGCCAGGGTGCGTCTGACCAACGGGATTGAGGTTACCTCCTATATTCCGGGTGTCGGTCACAATCTTCAGGAGCACTCCGTTGTCCTGATTCGTGGCGGCAGGGTCAAGGACCTTCCGGGTGTTCGTTATCACATCGTTCGTGGCACTCTTGACTCGGTCGGCGTGAAGGACCGCAAGAAGAGCCGCTCCAAGTATGGGGCCAAGCGTCCGAAATAGATATTTGACCTGATTTGCTGAGGGGATAGATATGCCAAGAAGAAGAGAAGTACCCAAAAGAATCATTCTGCCGGACCCGAAATACAGCGACAAGGTGGTTGCCAAGCTGATCAATACGTTGATGCTGGCTGGCAAGAAGAGCGTTGCCGAGTCGATCCTGTACGGTGCGCTCGATCTGGTTGCCCAGCGGAGCAACGAAGAGGCTCTCAAGGTGCTCAAGAAGAGCCTCGACAACATCAAGCCGATGCTGGAAGTCAAGTCGCGCCGTGTTGGCGGTTCCACCTATCAGGTGCCCATCGAGGTTCGCCCGGATCGCCGCATGTCTCTGGCCATGCGCTGGCTGATCAAGTACTCGACCGCCCGCAGCGAAAAAAACATGAAGGACAAGCTTGCCGGCGAAATCCTCGACGCCTACAACAACAGGGGCGCCGCCGTCAAGAAGCGTGAAGACGTTCACAAGATGGCCGAGGCCAACCGCGCTTTCGCCCATTATCGTTGGTAATCATTCAACAGCATCACTTTTTTGGAGGATTTTGTGCCCCGCTTATCACCGCTTGAACAATACAGAAATATTGGGATCATGGCTCACATCGACGCCGGCAAGACGACGACGACCGAGCGCATCCTTTACTATACCGGTGTTTCTCACAAGATTGGTGAAGTGCACGAGGGTACTGCCACCATGGACTGGATGGAGCAGGAGCAGGAGCGTGGCATCACGATCACCTCTGCTGCGACCACCTGTAACTGGAAAGATTGCCGCATCAACATCATCGACACCCCGGGCCACGTGGACTTCACCATTGAGGTGGAGCGCTCCCTGCGTGTTCTCGACGGCGCGGTCGCGGTATTCTGTTCGGTTGGCGGCGTCGAGCCCCAGTCCGAAACGGTCTGGCGTCAGGCCGACAAATATCATGTACCCCGCATCGCCTTCATCAACAAGATGGACCGTATCGGCGCGGACTTCTTCCGCGGCGTGCAGATGATCAAGGATCGGCTCAAGGCCAATCCGCTCCCGATTCAGCTTCCGGTCGGCAAGGAAGAGAATTTCAAAGGCGTCATCGACCTGGTCACCATGAAGGCCATCATCTGGGAAGAAGAGGCCCTGGGCGCCAAGTTCCACGAAGAAGAGATTCCGGCCGACCTGCTTGAAGAGGCCAGGGAATATCGTGAGAAGATGATCGAGGAGATCTCCAGTCACGACGATGCGCTCATGGAGAAGTACCTGGGCGGCGAAGAGCTGACCGAGGCCGAGATCAAGGCTGCCATCCGTTCCTGCACCATCAACATCCAGATCTGCCCGGTCATTTGCGGTTCCTCGTTCAAGAACAAGGGCGTGCAGAACCTGCTCGACGCGGTCGTGGATTACATGCCTTCTCCGCTGGACATCCCCGCCATCAAGGGTATCGATGTGGACAGCGGTGAAGAGGTGGATCGCAAGGCGTCCGACGCCGAGCCGTTTTCCGCCCTCGGCTTCAAGATCATGACCGACCCGTTCGTCGGCCAGCTGACCTTCTTCCGCGTCTATTCCGGCGTGGTTGCCGCCGGGTCCTATGTCTACAACTCGACCAAGGGCAAGAAGGAGCGCATCGGCCGCATCCTGAAGATGCACGCCAACAAGCGCGAAGAGATCAAAGAGGTCTATGCCGGCGATATCGCCGCCGCAGTCGGCCTGAAATATACCACGACCGGCGACACCCTCTGCAATGAGGACAACCAGGTCATCCTCGAATCCATCGAGTTCCCGGAGCCGGTCATCTCCATCGCCATCGAGCCCAAGACCAAGGCTGACCAGGAAAAGCTGGGCATCAGTCTGGCCAAGCTCGCCAGCGAAGACCCTTCCTTCCGCGTCAAGACCGACGAGGAAACGGGTCAGACCATCATCTCCGGCATGGGCGAGCTGCACCTGGAGATTATCGTGGACCGTCTGATGCGTGAATTCAAGGTCGAGGCCAACGTGGGCAAGCCCCAGGTCGCGTACCGCGAAACCATCACCAAGAAGGTCAAGGTGGAAGGCAAGTTCGTCCGCCAGTCCGGTGGCCGCGGCCAGTACGGCCATGTCTGGCTCGAGGTCGAGCCGCAGGAAGCCGGCAAGGGCTTTGAGTTTGTCGATGCCATCAAGGGCGGTGTCGTGCCCCGCGAATACATCCCCGCCGTTGGCAAGGGCGTGCTGGAAGCCTGCGATAACGGTGTCCTGGCCGGCTTCCCGGTGGTGGACGTCAAGATCACCCTGATCGACGGTTCCTACCACGAGGTTGACTCTTCGGAAATGGCGTTCAAGATCGCCGGTTCCATGGGCTTCAAGGAAGGCTGCGCCAAGGCCGGCCCCATTATTCTCGAACCGATCATGTCGGTGGAGGTCGTTGTCCCTGAAGAGTACATGGGTGACGTCATCGGCGACCTCAACTCCAAGCGCGGCCGCATCATGGGCATGGATTCCCGTGCCGGCGCCCAGGTCGTGACCGCCATGGTGCCGCTGGCATCCATGTTCGGCTACTCCACGGACCTGCGTTCCG is a window of Geobacter sp. FeAm09 DNA encoding:
- the rpoC gene encoding DNA-directed RNA polymerase subunit beta', with protein sequence MEDYFSFFDKPKDPLHFSAIRISVSSPEKIRERSHGEVKKPETINYRTFKPERDGLFCAKIFGPTKDYECNCGKYKRMKHRGIICEKCGVEVIPSKVRRERLGHIDLATPVAHIWFLKSLPSRIGNLLDITLKDLEKVLYFEAFVISDPKNTPMQFCEVMSEEKYLKAQQEYGSDAFEGGMGAEAIRNCLRSIDLDELAVSLRSEMMESTSEAKRKKTAKRLKVVEAFKSSGNKPEWMILECIPVLPPELRPLVPLDGGRFATSDLNDLYRRVINRNNRLKRLCELQAPEVIIRNEKRMLQEAVDALFDNGRRGRAIAGPNKRPLKSLSDMLKGKSGRFRQNLLGKRVDYSGRSVIVVGPELRLHQCGLPKKMALELFKPFIYNKLEERGYVTTIKSAKKMVEKERPEVWDVLEEVIKEHPVMLNRAPTLHRLGIQAFEPVLIEGKAIQLHPLVCTAFNADFDGDQMAVHLPLSIESQVEARVLMMSTNNILSPAHGKPIIVPSQDMVLGAYYMTRDRLYEPDPDESGRAKVDPATGKLMYRKVKGTGKVFSSPDEVRIAFDAGEVDMQAKVRVRMKNFVDDEKPQLIDTTIGRVLMREILPPQVPFSTINKVLNKKELSNLVDTCYRLADSKETVILADRLKEMGFRYANLAGISICLDDMVIPEGKAAIITKAEDEVKEIQNQYTEGLITDGERYNKVIDIWAKATEDIAKEMLDNLSKESFIVDGEDIKESSFNAIHMMADSGARGSAQQIRQLAGMRGLMAKPSGEIIETPITANFREGLTVLQYFISTHGARKGLADTALKTANSGYLTRRLVDVAQDAIITEDDCGTLDGLVVSSLTEGGEIIEHIGDRILGRVALDDILDPVTGEVLVDANQEIDENLVKRIEDAGLEKVKIRSVLTCQSRRGICAKCYGRDLARGHIVNMGEAVGVIAAQSIGEPGTQLTMRTFHIGGTASRHAEQTSLEARTDGSLKFINVNSVVNNEGHHIVMNRNGEIAVTDETGREREKYTVVYGAKIRIAPGGAVKQGDTLAEWDPYTMPILTEVAGKVKFGDIQEGVTIEEQLDEVTGLSRKVIIETKDTDKRPRIAIKDTAGDGSGTIGRYFLPVGANIYVQEDALVSAGDIIAKIPRETTKTKDITGGLPRVAELFEARKPKDFAVISEIDGRVTFGKDAKGKRKVVVTPEVGEPKEYLIPKGKHISVHEGDHVRAGEALMDGSSNPHDILRVLGVKELAKYLVDEVQEVYRLQGVKINDKHIETIVRQMLRRVRIKEVGDTNLLVDDQVERWVFEDENEKVFADGKRPAIAEPLLLGITKASLSTESFISAASFQETTKVLTQAAIEGKVDYLRGLKENVIMGRLIPAGTGLARYRHLRLQAEAQMQEAAHQEELVADLSDDEQEAA
- the rpsL gene encoding 30S ribosomal protein S12; the encoded protein is MPTINQLIREGREKKKDKSTAPALKCCPQKRGVCTRVYTTTPKKPNSALRKVARVRLTNGIEVTSYIPGVGHNLQEHSVVLIRGGRVKDLPGVRYHIVRGTLDSVGVKDRKKSRSKYGAKRPK
- the rpsG gene encoding 30S ribosomal protein S7; the encoded protein is MPRRREVPKRIILPDPKYSDKVVAKLINTLMLAGKKSVAESILYGALDLVAQRSNEEALKVLKKSLDNIKPMLEVKSRRVGGSTYQVPIEVRPDRRMSLAMRWLIKYSTARSEKNMKDKLAGEILDAYNNRGAAVKKREDVHKMAEANRAFAHYRW